The genomic region ATTCGGTCATCTCGGCGATAGCGCCCGCCTGTTTTAGTTCATCCCGGATGGCATCGAAATGCGTGTGAACGGTTGGAGTAGGCGTTTGGAAGATAATCAATCCGTTCCGGTCATACCCAATCGGACGACTCTGCGCAAACTGAATCTGTCGGTATACGATAAGCGTACCAATGATGAGCGTTACCGAAACAGTGAATTGCACCACCACCAGAACTTTGCGGGGAATGGCAGCAAATCGTCCAACCCGAAAAGCACCCTTCAGGACTTTAACGGGCTGGAAAGAAGATAAATACAAAGCGGGGTAACTCCCTGCCAACAGTCCCGTAAGCAGGATAAAACCCACGCTACCCAGCCAGAAATACGGGTTTTCCCAAATAAGGGAAAGTTGCTTCCCAGACAGCACATTGAATTGAGGAAGTAGTAGTACCGTCAACCCAATCGTCAGCACAAAAGCGACGCCAACAACCAGTAACGATTCGCTGAAAAACTGGATCACCAGCTGCGTCCGTAACGATCCTACCGCTTTCCGAAGGCCTACTTCTTTGGCGCGTTTTTCGGAACGAGCTGTACTTAAATTCATGAAATTGATGCAGGCCAGCAGTAATACAAAGGCGCCGATGATGCCAAAAAGCCAGACATACTGAATACGTCCACCGACACTAACCCCATTTTCAAAATCGGAATACAAATGCCAGTTAGCCATTGGAAACAGGAACATTTCCGGCTTATATGATTTACTTTCCTGAGGCACCTGTTTCATCTTGATATCTTTTATCCTTGCCGATACCTGATCGACATCCGCCTTATCGGCCAATTGGACATAGGTCATAAATTGATTGGCGTCCCAGTCCTCTTTATTCTTTGTATCCCGGGCTATAATGTCCCACGGTGCTAAAAACAGCACGTCATTGAAGGTGGAGTTCTCGGGAAAATCTTCGTACACACCAGCCACTTTCACGTCGATACCATTGTTGATTTTTACGGCTTTACCGATTGGGTCCTGATTGCCGAAAAAAACCTGGGCAACTGACCTCGATAGCAGAATTGAGTTGGGGTCTTTGAGGCCGGTTCGTACTCCGTGAATCATGTGCAGACTCAGCATATCTGGCGCATTTGATTCGATATACCGGCCTCCTTTGGTAAACTTATCGTTACCGACAGACAAGATCGTCGGGATAGTTGCTGACGACATGACAACGTACTTAAACGAAGAGCCAAACTGCGTTCGCAACGCATTGCCCAGCGGCATCGGATTATGTTGCTGTGTACCAACTACGCCATTATAGGGATTCTTTTAGTATCTGACCAAAGAATAGCGCTAAGCGGAACGCCGCCCGGGAATTTCAATCATCCTTACGTATTGAGCGCTCAACCGGCCTGATGCTAACCCCGGCGTGACGAAGTATCTTGTACAATGTCCTGCGACTTCCAATCTGAAAGGAATTCATGATTTGGGTTGTAGACTGCTGGCCTAGTTCATAAAGATCCCTTACCGAAGGAGCCATCTTCTGATATTTTACAGCTAATCCCTTTGGTCGACCACCTTTTCTCCCTCTGGCACGAGCCGACTCGAGTCCGGCACGGGTA from Salmonirosea aquatica harbors:
- a CDS encoding ABC transporter permease; amino-acid sequence: MPLGNALRTQFGSSFKYVVMSSATIPTILSVGNDKFTKGGRYIESNAPDMLSLHMIHGVRTGLKDPNSILLSRSVAQVFFGNQDPIGKAVKINNGIDVKVAGVYEDFPENSTFNDVLFLAPWDIIARDTKNKEDWDANQFMTYVQLADKADVDQVSARIKDIKMKQVPQESKSYKPEMFLFPMANWHLYSDFENGVSVGGRIQYVWLFGIIGAFVLLLACINFMNLSTARSEKRAKEVGLRKAVGSLRTQLVIQFFSESLLVVGVAFVLTIGLTVLLLPQFNVLSGKQLSLIWENPYFWLGSVGFILLTGLLAGSYPALYLSSFQPVKVLKGAFRVGRFAAIPRKVLVVVQFTVSVTLIIGTLIVYRQIQFAQSRPIGYDRNGLIIFQTPTPTVHTHFDAIRDELKQAGAIAEMTESHSPMTDLFLALADFDWPGKDPNLQASIGVIQVSHSYGKTVDWQIQQGRDFSRALASDSSGIILNESAVKLMGLQQPVGNIIKLRNLSFRVIGVIKDMVMESPYEPVRQSVYLINDRKGNFAILKLAPQTSSHEALAKIEATLKKYDPESPFDFKFVDQEYARKFDDEVHIGTLALVFTILAIFISCLGLFGLASFVAEQRTKEIGVRKVLGATVFNLWQLLSKDFVVLVLIALGIATPIAWYFLSDWLAKYEYRTDISWWIFAVSGAGAVVLTLLTVSYQSIKAALMNPVKSLRSE